TCATTCAGCTTTACCGGATCATCGAAAGCCGGGATGAAAAGGTGAACCGTGTATTGCCGGACAGCACGCCGGCCATCGCGTTCCGGTTTAAAGGGCAACTGCGCTACATTGAAGGTGAACAGCCGGCCATTACGCTGCCTGCCTCCGTTATCTCCGGCCTGAGAAACACTGTCCGGCTGATTAACTACCAACCTGATACTGCCGCCATCATTGTGCAGTTCAAAGTCGCCGGCGCAGCAGCGTTCTTCAAAACACCGTTGCATGAACTGTTTGGGCACAGCGTTTCGCTGGACCATTTCGTCAACCGGCAACAGCTAACAGACCTGGAAGAACAGCTGTCAGTCGCCGCCAGTGATGCACAAAGGGTACTGCTGCTGGATAATTTTCTGCTGGCGCAGTTGCGTTTCCCGAAACAGGACGAGCTGGTACTGCATGCGCTGCACCAAATACACGCGGCTAACGGCGACGTAAATATGAAAGCACTGGCAACGGCCCATTTCATCAGCCAGGACGCTTTTGAAAAACGCTTTCGGAAAGTGATGGGCACCACGCCGAAACAAATGGCCTCTATCATCCGGATGAGGGCCGTCCTTCAGCAGCCACCGGCAGACAGGAACCTAACCCGTCTTGCGCTGGACGCTGGCTACTTCGACCAGGCACATTTCAACCGCAGCTTCAAACAGTTCACAGGACTGACCCCCACCGCCTTCTTCCAGGCGCCCTCCTTCTGGTAAAATCAATGATTTTTTACAATGCTTCAGTGACGGTATTCCCCAATTTTGTGGTACTAAAACAATAGTACAATGATCACCCGACTATCGCTGTGCGCCCTGCTGCTGGCAGGTAGCACCGCTCATTCACAGATCAAAAATATGCAGCACAAAAAAGAATTAACCATGGATACCGTACAACAACACAAAGCCGCCATCACCGAATTCTATGAACAAATGCTGAACCGCCGGCAACTGGACAAAATAGACCAGTTGGTATCAGCAGACTACGCCAATAGCCTGGGAGCCAAAGGC
The Chitinophaga varians genome window above contains:
- a CDS encoding helix-turn-helix transcriptional regulator — encoded protein: MKTYLPSPPLQPFIQLYRIIESRDEKVNRVLPDSTPAIAFRFKGQLRYIEGEQPAITLPASVISGLRNTVRLINYQPDTAAIIVQFKVAGAAAFFKTPLHELFGHSVSLDHFVNRQQLTDLEEQLSVAASDAQRVLLLDNFLLAQLRFPKQDELVLHALHQIHAANGDVNMKALATAHFISQDAFEKRFRKVMGTTPKQMASIIRMRAVLQQPPADRNLTRLALDAGYFDQAHFNRSFKQFTGLTPTAFFQAPSFW